From a single Streptomyces sp. NBC_00377 genomic region:
- a CDS encoding class I SAM-dependent methyltransferase, translating to MSVTSRYREAWEGFWREAPDGPGGVFWDAEPKVTAALHLALFERHLTDPGLALVDLGCGNGTQTRYFADRFPHVVGADLSAAALDHARRADLAGQATYRLLDAAEKGAAETLHAELGDANVYMRGVLHQCEPDDRQPLVDGIAALVGERGRAFLVELSEAARPVLGALAQDPAGPPPKLAPVFRHGIAPGEVADEAMPAYLGAAGLTVLASGELPLVTAEFASDGTRIELPSTWLVAARVG from the coding sequence ATGAGCGTGACGAGTCGGTACCGGGAGGCGTGGGAGGGCTTCTGGCGCGAGGCGCCGGACGGCCCGGGCGGTGTGTTCTGGGACGCGGAACCGAAGGTCACCGCCGCCCTCCACCTGGCTCTCTTCGAACGCCATCTGACCGACCCCGGCCTGGCGTTGGTGGACCTCGGCTGCGGAAACGGCACCCAGACCCGGTACTTCGCCGACCGTTTCCCGCATGTCGTCGGCGCCGACCTGTCCGCCGCGGCCCTCGACCACGCGCGCCGCGCGGACCTGGCCGGACAGGCGACGTACCGGCTGCTGGACGCGGCCGAGAAGGGCGCGGCCGAGACGCTGCACGCCGAACTCGGCGACGCCAACGTCTATATGAGGGGCGTCCTGCACCAGTGCGAGCCCGACGACCGGCAGCCGCTGGTAGATGGGATCGCGGCACTGGTGGGGGAGCGCGGCCGGGCCTTCCTCGTCGAACTGTCGGAGGCCGCCCGTCCCGTCCTCGGTGCGCTGGCACAGGACCCGGCCGGTCCGCCGCCGAAACTCGCGCCTGTCTTCCGGCACGGCATCGCCCCCGGTGAAGTGGCCGACGAGGCGATGCCGGCGTATCTGGGCGCCGCCGGCCTCACCGTGCTGGCTTCGGGCGAACTCCCGCTCGTCACAGCCGAGTTCGCCTCAGACGGCACCCGCATCGAGCTGCCGTCGACGTGGCTGGTGGCCGCTCGCGTCGGGTGA